A stretch of DNA from Paramormyrops kingsleyae isolate MSU_618 chromosome 15, PKINGS_0.4, whole genome shotgun sequence:
GGGCGTGTCCAATGGGCGTGTTCCTGTGTTTTCGCGGTGACGTAACCGGCGACCAATGTAAAAGCAGCCCAGAGTTTTGAAAATTGAAAGCGCCGCGGTGACTTAGGAGAGTTTATGGGGCTGGCTGGCTAACTGGCCTTTTAGCGTATTATGcagtttcaattaaaaaaaagctAACAGTCATACGACATAACGTGTTTTACCGATGCTTCCGTGTGCTTAGATCGCATTTATCGGATAACGGTAGCGTGTGGTTTGGTAGTCGAGAGGCCTTTTGTAGTGTTTTGTGTTGATACGACAGATGAACACAGTTACCAAACCACGCAAACCAAAACAGATCCGAGACTGTCCGCTTACAAGCCGCCTGCCTGCGCCTACGGATGCAGAACTGTGTTTTAATGATTTTCTGCCACTCTTTGCACTTATTTAAAAAGTCCTGAGAGTTTACGTAAAAGACGGGTTGTGTTTTAGTGGTGGTTCAGTTGTTAGTATTCCCTCGATTTCGCTGTCACCCGTAACTTGCAGGGAGTTTGTTTCCTAACGAAGCGTTTTGGCTGGAATTTAATGTATGTAATTGCTAGACTTCTGAAAACAACTGCGtttagatattttatttttttatgctaCAAGTAACTTATTGAAAATAAGTATTAAGATATAAAAGTACACAGCTGTTGTTCTCTTACGAggaataatttattaaaactgTCGACGGAAACGAGGGTGATCCTGGAACCATGGAGGTGCAAAAAGACGAGGAACCGTCGTGTGCCGGCCGGACCAGGGAAATCAACAAAACGTATATAATATCCACAGTGACGAGGTGTGGGACACAGAAAGGCGCCCCGGGGAGCCGGGAAAGACTTACTCTCCAAAGGAGGAAAACCGAGGCCAAAGGGGCCCAAGAAAGTGCGAAGGCGGCTCAGGAAAACTCCGAGAACGACTGTGAGGCGGCGGTGAAAAGGCTGAGTTTACAGCGCAGAACCCGGGCCGCCCCGGGGGACAGAAAGGCCCCGAACGCCGGCAAGGGCGCAGAGAAGCCGTCGTCCCGCGGAGCCAGTGCGGCTCATTCCAAGGTCCTGTCCGAACCGAACTgtaggactccccgagggacaggCATCCTGCGCTCGGTTAGTCTGAAAGATCCAGGCTTTAAAAGCAAGGGAAGAGATGGGATCAATGCTGAAAAACCCCCAGGAAAAGGCCCTGATGGGACTTCGGGTCGCCTGCAGCAGAGAGCTGTCACTCAGGCCCCTGGGGACGCAGCCGGTGCCACGAAAACAAGTGGTCAGAGTCAAGTATTTTCAACCCCAAATAGAAAGACACAGTTCGAGAAAGTGAGTTTAAAAATGGATCTTTTTGAGAGGCTGGCTGGGAGAGACGTCCCCGTCGTGGTGTCCGTGAAACCTGAGGGGCAGAAGAACCCTGGGCGCTGCGTTAAGGCGGCGGCGCAAAGTTCGGCCCAGTCCGGCAACACTGGGGCTGATAGCCGGTTCGGAAACCTGAAATCCAGCGTACAGCCTGCTCAGGTGAAAAGGGGAGCAACTCCCGCGGCATCGGGGCGGAGTAAGGATGAAGGTCCGACCCGCTGTGTAGCTGCTGGAGGGGCCCGTGTTTCGGGAGGGAGCACCGGCGCGGATGCGTTAACGAAACAGGAGCCCAGTAAACTGGAGAACAGCGCCGTCACTGTAGCGGTGCGACTTAGGCCTTTCAGCAGCCGGTAAGTCTGTCTGACATGGTGTCTTTTCACAAGCATCCGCTGCCTCGTGTTCCTGTTCTGTCTGCGCTTGTTTCatcagtggctcagtgggctgcaTTTTACATCCCAACCTGGATCTGTGTacgtcaggggtctccaactccagtcctggagagaaTTGTCAAATAGGTtatctatcctacctggcttctgatgagccacaccagTTCCTGGTATTTATGTGGCTCATCAGATGTCAGGTGGGATAGAAAACTtcctggacagtagctctccaggactggagctggAGACCTCTCGTGGAGGTGGAGTTCACTCCATGGTTTGCATGGTTTTCCTTCCATAGTTTGAACTTGGTCATTGTAAATCAAATCTAAACTTACTTGGTGTAAGTTGAACATCATCTGCTTCTGTGTATACAGAGAGAAGAATGAAAAAGTCCAACAGGTGGTCTTCATGAAGGACCAGGAAACGGTCGTCCAGCACCCAGATTCTAGGCAGTGCTACTCCTTCACCTTCGACTTCTCCTTCTGCTCAGTTGATAAGTGCAAACCGGACTTTTCGAGCCAGCAGACCATTTATGAGAAGCTAGCAAGACCTCTTCTTGAGAGAGCTTTTGAAGGATACAACACCTGTCTCTTTGCGTATGGACAGACTGGGTCTGGAAAATCATACACGTAAGTTTGATTCCAAAGATTGATCATGTTATTGAGTTCACATTTGTTATCTCATTAATGGGAGGTCATTTCACTATTATGCAGTCTTTGACATGATTGTCAAATGTCCCTTGCATATTTCCATTTCTACACTGACTTATGTGTGTCCTCCCTTATAGAATGATGGGTTTTGATGAAGAGCCTGGTGTGATACCCAGATTCTGTGAAGAAGTATTTTCTAGAATCACAAACTCTGAGAATAAACAGGTGAATTTATTTAAACACTTTTTCATATGACCTTAATTCTCAGTAACTCTCCAAGATGCATGTACTTATGGTTATATTTCTATCACCTTATATCATCAGGCTGTTTGAATTGTGTCCGTTACAGGTAACATGCCACCTCGAAATGAGCTACTTTGAAGTCTACAATGAGAGAATTCATGATCTGCTTGTCGTGAAAGATGAGCAAAATGGTAAAAAACTTCCGGTGAGTTTCttgatgtctttttttttttttaaatacataaaacagaCTTAGTGATAGTAGTGTCCTTTAATCAGTATTTTGTGGTACTGTAGCTTAGTTGTTTCTTGATGTAATATGATTCCTGATAAACATTTAAGCCCCCTCAGCCTGTCAGATAACATATTTGACAAAGTTTATGAAGTatcagtatatattttttttattgtgacgTTCTACttgaaaatgtataaatgttttcTCCTGTTAATTCCCTGCTCTTTTCTACTAAGCTAAGGGTCAGGGAACATCCAGTCTATGGGCCATATGTTGCCGATCTTTCTGCGTAAGTATGTGCTTTTGcgtgcagattttttttttaacatgttgCTCAGTGTTTATGCATCTTCTAGCTTGATAACTATCTGTAAACCCATTGGAATGTGCTGTGCTCTCCTGCAGGAATGTAGTGAGCTCCTATACCGACATCCAGGTGAGTGCTCCTGTTCTGGCTCTGGTTGGTTGCCCCTCTTGCTCCTCGTATACCTTTATACCTACCTTGTGTAACTTTGGGGTACGGTGGTCATTGTCTGAGTGTAAATGATGTACCCTGCTGCTGTTCCAGGGCTGGCTTGAGCTCGGCAATAAGCAACGGGCCACAGCAGCGACGGGCATGAACGACAAGAGCTCCAGGTCTCACTCGGTCTTCACCCTCGTCATGACTCAGACCAAGGTGATCGATCTTATTCTTCTCCTTCTCATTTCGCTCAAAACTTCATATCGCGTCTTCGGTCCCCTTCCTTCTCATCCTTTATAAATGGCCATAGATAAAACCAAACCATTGTTACTGTTGTGGGGTTAGCACAGGCATAATATCCTGTCTCTTGTTGGAATAATTTTATGCCTTGAATTGACATCAACATTTGTATTTGTTTAGCAGCCACTTCTGTCCTAAGCAATGTAAAAGTGACGTAAATAGCATATTACAAACGCAAGTCAACTTGTAACGCACAAGAACAGCTAGgttgagcttccaatgaatgcccagtTACAGGTGTAAGTGACATCGGAACAAGAGCTACGCAACAATTtccaacaaagcaagaacctaataattGTTGATTGATGTAACTGGCACGCAAGTATGCATTCGCCTTGAAAAGCCAGGCATAGCTGTGTGGTTGCAACTTGCTGACGGGTTCCCTGTTCGTACAGAGGGAGTttgtggaggaagaggagcacGACCATCGTATCACCAGCAAGATCAACCTGGTGGACCTCGCAGGCAGTGAGCGCTGCTCCTCTGCCCAGACCTGGGGTGACCGACTCCGGGTACCGAGCCACACCGAAATGGTCCTCTAATCGTTATGCTAATGTGCAGATAAGAATGCATTGAATTTACATGCTGCTTTGTTCTTTTCTTCTCACCCTGTCCTCCCATAGGAAGGTGCAAGCATTAACAAGTCCTTGCTAACACTGGGGAAGGTCATATCAGCTCTGTCTGAGCAGTTTCAGACCAGGAAGAGAGTCTTCATCCCATACAGAGAATCTGTACTGACGTGGTATGTGGaaatctgaaatacaaaatattctCTCAGGGATCTCGGGAGCCTCAAGGGTGACGTTACCAGTGACTTTTCTGCCAAAATCCTTCTTTAAATGTAACCTATTTAGTTGTTTTTTATTGGGGTGTGGATTGGTGAAGTTCTTCTGGTCTGTGTCTAGGCTTCTTAAAGAGAGTCTGGGTGGAAACTCCAAGACTGCAATGATTGCAACTGTCAGCCCCGCTGGCAGCAGCGTGGAGGAGAGCCTGAGCACGCTGCGTTACGCTAAACAGGCCCGCATGATCATCAATGTGGCGAAGGTCAACGAGGACAACAGCGCCAAGCTGATCAGGGGTCAGTATGTCCTCCATTCACTTCGTAGCGGTCGCTCTGTAGTATGAATGTAATATAATGTGTTTCTGTGGAATATGTTGTCATACAAGTAATCGTCAATCGTAGCCACTGAACTAACGTGTGAGTATAATTACTGTTTGGGTTCTGGGACCCATATTTTATGTGAATGCACTTGCAGAGCTTAAAGCGGAGGTAGAGAAACTGAGGGCCGCACAGATGAGCTCCCAAGGCGTCGGGCCGGAGAGGATGAGGCTGTTTCAGCAGGAAATTGCTGCTCTGAAGATGCAGCTGATGCAGCAGGAGAAGGACATGGTTGAGGCTCATAGGTAGCTACTGCTCATTGTGCCAACTTTGTGCTGAGTTTTAGATTGAATAAACCTGGGTTACCAGGGAAGCGTGGACACACGGACCGCTTTCTGAGTCTGGGTACGGCTGTCTTGTTCCAGGACATGGAATGAGAAGCTGGAGCAGGCTGAGAAACGAAAAAGAGAAGAAACGAAAGAATTACAGGTAACTGGATTAATTTCATGTTTGATTCTTGAATCTTGTTGAGCTATAATCTTTGGTTTTAGTTCCTGAGGTTGATTCTCCTGCCTTCCAAATAGAAAGCAGGTATCACCTTCAAGGTGGATAACCAGCTTCCAAACCTTGTCAACCTCAACGAGGATCCTCAGCTGTCTGAGATGCTGCTGTACATGATAAAGGAGGGACAGACTAAAGTTGGGAAGCGCAAAGCTGAGTCTGCCCATGACATTCAGCTGACGGGGGCCCTCATCGCTGATCAACACTGGTCAGCTGATGCTTCCTCTACTTGATGCCGTACTAAAATTTAACACCTGTTACTGTCAAGTAACATTTTTGTACTAACTTTTCTGTTAGTCACTATACCTACAGAAAATACAGTATCTTTGGTTTAATGGCTTTGATTCGAGAGTGGAATGAAATCTCAATGGGTAGAactgttgccttacacctcTAGAGTTGGAGGTTCGAATCTCATCCtcagtgctgtgtgtgtggaatttgcatgttcttcccatgttgaatgggtttccatggctctCTTGTTTCATCCTAACTCATGCAGTTGGGTGAATTGGTGTTTCTAAGTTGTCTGAGGTGTTTGCTGGTGTGTACCTTggaatggactggcatcccatttagGGTGTAccccttccttgtgccctgtgctgcctgggttAAGCCCCAGGCTCTCGCCTATAACACTGTCCTGTAACATTGGGAAGTTGTTAGAGCATGTTCTCCTAAAATATCTGCTTCTGATTCATCCTCATGTGAATATTGCAGATTAACAATGGTGACTATTTATAGAACATTCTATTCTTGTGTCTCCTGAGagtattgttttgttttcctcagcGTTATATCCAGTGTAAGTGGGACAGTTAGCATCATGCCAATCAAGGACGCGAAGACCTTTGTGAATGGAGACCTTATCTCCCAGACTACCATCCTGCACCATGTAAGTGCTGCACGGTAGCATGAGAATTCTGTGGTCCCCGAGAGAGACCTCTGAATGGGTGATGGATATTGGGTATCTGGTGTCTCCCCTCCTGCCAGGGTGACCGCGTGATCCTTGGTGGTGACCACTACTTCAGGTTCAACCATCCGGTGGAGGTGCACAGCGGTAAACGAGTGTCCTGCTGGACAGAGGCAGGTGATGGACACAAAGACTTTGAGTTTGCCAAAAATGAGCTGCTCGCTTCACAAAGGGCACAGTAAGTCTTTAATAAGTCAGTTTTTTGGTGTCTTGGTAAGGTCTTGACATTCTGTTTAAAATACACTTGCAAATgcacttatttttattttgatgcaTTATTTTGCTATGTTCAGTAGGGTATCCATCAGTGTTTTAGTTCTGTGAAGTGTTGCTGATGTGTAACTAGTCCATAATTTGAAGTGACTATTCATGTTCTTAGGGTTGTGAGTTGTGTTCCAGTTTCAGAAGGGTTTGGTTTTTATAATGTTTAGTGAAGATTTCTCCAGTAAAATTCCATAAAGGTCCACGTGTTGTGTTCAGGCTGGAAGCAGAGATCGAGGAAGCCCGTCTGAAAGCCCAAGAGGAGATGATGCATGGAATACAGGCTGCTAAAGATGTGGCCCAGAAGGAGCTCTCTGATCAGAAGATGCTGTATGAGAGCAAGATCAGTGCACTGGAGCGTGAGCTGGTATGGGGCCTGGCACATGTCTGGTGCCATGGTGGTGGAGTGTCAGCCCTGCTCAGgttgacccccaccccccttctcTCCTGCCTGTCTACAGGAAGAGGAGAACCAAAGGAAGAAATGCCAGGAACTTGACAATAGGCGGGTGGTCAGCAAAATGGAGGAACTCCAGAATGCCAAAGTCTTgctggagcaggagctgcacGTGAACAGGACACGAATTCATTTGGAGGCTCAGGCCACACGGCAGGTACCAGATCGTGTACCAGATCGTAGACCTGCTAGAGATAGCACAGTTATGGAGTCTCTTCTCTTAGGGTTCGACTGTTTGCCTCTCCAGTACTCGGATTATTCAATGTGAAATCATCTTTGTGGCTCACAGGCAATGGCCGACCACGATGTGCGCCACGCTAAAATCATCGCGGCGTTGGAAGCAGAGAAGAGGAAGATTGCAGTGGATCTTGAAAGGCTTCAGAAGAAGCGGCAGCTAAAGGAACACCATGCCCCCAAAAACTGTTCTCCAGCACTGACGTCAAAGGAAGTGACAGAATGTGTTGGTAAGATTTGGAAGTGCTGATGATGGACGGCTTGGTTGGGAATCTGTGGGCGTTAAGTCTAGTGATTGCTCTGCATGTTCATACATTAGCTGAGGCAGTTTCCAAACCTTGTTGTCATGGACACCCAGACAGTTAACATTTTTCCTTCCTCCTAGCTTCCAgacagacaatccacatttttgctccctccaggGACTCTCTGGAGGTTCCTGAGGACTGATTTGAGAAACACAGAACTAAGTAATATTAGGCTTTTTTCCAAGACCCAGTGAACTTCATGGCACAAACACTTGTTTCCTCATGATGTTCCTGTATTCAAGGATGATTATGTCCTCGCAATATTAAACACATCTTGAGCGCTGGGATGAATTCAAACGCCTTCCGTGCCCCCTCCATTAACCGGATCTAAACATCATTGTTTCTGGAGCTCAGATAGTGACATACAATTCCGATTCCTTCATCCCTCAAAGAAATGGGTGCGTCATTTCTTGAACAATGGTCCAGTATCCCACTAGACAAAGTTCAGGACTAGAATGACTGCAATCTATGAAGGACTGGAGATGTTCTGAAGGCAATGGGTGACCTAGTTTCTTATTGACTGTAATATATTATGCATTTTCAGTAGTGTGGGCCTGCTTTTTAGGAAGTAAATGCCCAATGTCTGATATGATTACTTTCACATTTGTTTAGGTCAGCCTCAATGGGATACCATGAAGTTGTCTGTAATGATTGAGGAAGCGAACACAATCAGCAGGAACCTCAGGAAAAAGACAGTGTTTAGCAGGTTTGGCTGCTTTTGCCGTGTTTCGGCATTCCTCAGAGCTCCAGAGTATATTTCACTTTTACGCTTTAATGCATGTTAGAGCTCAGATGAATTCATGCTATTGGCCTTTGTGTGGTGCTGCTTAGCGTAACCTGTGGCCCTTTCTGTCAGGCATGAGCCTCCTGAGAAAGACGGTGAGACGGACCCGCAGATTCAGGTGCAGAATGCTAAGCTGGGCATCTCCACCTTCTGGAGTCTGGAGAAGTTCCAGAGCAAACTGCCGGCCATGAGGGAATTAGAGCAGGTGGGATTTGTCTGCAGTGCATCTTGGGAAATGTCAGCATCCAAGCCTCTTTCATATTAACCGTAAAGGTTCCATTATATATGAATAGTGATAATCTCAGTAATGCTACTTATTTATTCTTGAGGGTCTTAGGTTGTCCAGGCAAGTTGGAATGAGACGTTTGTCATTGTGGAAATCTTCTCTATGGCTAAGAAGGAATAAAGTAAATCTGTTTGCTTTCAGGGATATGGAGCTAAAGATGATGATGTCTTTTATGACCCCAATGACACGTGGGAACAAGATCTTTCGACGACTTCATCCTCTTCCATGTTTTCACGCCGAAGGTAAATCAGCCCCTTTTGCCTGGCACTTGAACTCCCTCCTGCCCCCGCTGCTGCCTTCAGTGTCAGATCAAACGGCCTGATTTTCTGTTTCTTCTGAGTGCAGTGCTTGAAATCGTCTCTGTCGAGCGTCGTGGTTCTTTCTCGCCTGCGGTTCCGCTTCCTCGTGCTTCCTGTGTTCTTCGCTTTGTGCCTGGTGTCTCCCTAACCCTCCCCTTCCAGTGTGTTCAGCATCCTCGTGGGCAGCATGAATTGCGGGCGTTCCAAGCTGCAGCAGCTATATCTGGCGGAGGACAGCTCCGCCTTAGTGCCTGCTATGAAGGCTATGTGCTCTGAGGTCGCATCTCTCAAATTAAAGTAGGACTTGTTAACTTCAGATATGCTTGGAGCTTGGATAGCAGATGCTAACATAAGACctgttttggattttttttcccccccctccaGGAGTAGAAGTCTTCTGAAGAGCAGGAGGATTTCTGGACGTCTCTATGAGATCAGAGTGCATCCTATTCAGGCCCTCAACTCCTCTCCTCAAGCTGGTAACTTTCCAAATCACTGCTGAGTATTAGACAAACGCTCATGTGGTGGTCTCCTCCCTTTCTCCCAGTTGCTAGGGCCGTGTTTGTTTGATATCAGAAGCTGTAAAAAACATTCATCAACTCGCCCTCTACTTCTCAGAggacaaatatttaaaatctgCATGTTTTTAGCATTAACTCCAAGTTTACATCTCCTAATATCGCAAAACACTGTTTCAGCTATGATGAGATATTTCAAGTCTGTTTTTTTGGGCCCTAATATTTATACACTTGTATTAGATTAAAGAACGCCCGACCTATAACTGTAATGGATGTTTAGGTGATGAGTTCAGTTGACCGCCTGTCTCTCTCCAGGTCTGATGGGGGTGAACAGGCCCTCATCGCTACATCACAGTGCACCCACTTCTGCCCTGGCTGGGATCTGTAAGGATCTGATTGGCTCTTCAGTAGCACAGCTGCTTGAATGCCATGGCGCTGAGAAGAGCATGGCTGACAGGCTGGCCTCTGACCTCCTGGCCGTCCATGCGGCGCTGGAGTCCATAAGCGACTTGTATGAAGGCCTGGGAGAGGACAGCCATGAAAACTGTGAGCAGGACATCACTGCAGTCCAgtttctttattattataaaagcCCCTCATATTTTCAGAAGCGTTAAGGATGGTTTGGGTGAAGCTTTCATTATGGGGATGGTATGTGATTCAGCTGGTTAGGACActctgcctgtgattggaaggtcgccggttcgaatcCTCTAGTCAGCACAACttctctgttgggcccttgagcaaaagGCCCATAACCCCTAATGAATCAGGGCTATTCTGAGCTTATTCTGCTTCTGGGTCCTGTGTTGCTTTAGATGAAAacttttgctaaataaataaatgtgatttGAAGTATTGGCTCTTGCATTGACTGTGATATCTAAGGGTTTATAGAATGGTATCCCTTCCCCAACCTGTGTCTTACTAAAAATACTGAACCTGATGTCATCTCTAGTGTTGGCCAGCAGCAGGGAGGCTCAGGCCCATCTGGTGAGGGCCACGTCGGCTATGGAGAGAGCGGCGTCCGTCACGCTGCTCTGGGTGTCCAGCGTCAAGCTGAACTCCAGCTCCGTCCTGCAGACCGCAGACCAACTCAAGGCAGAGGTCAAGAAGATGGGTGGCTACTTCCAGCTCCTGATCCAGGTGGGTGGGATTCGTGATTATGGCAACGCCTGAAAATACAGTATTCAGCTGCTGTAcataaaaaaccaaaaaaaaccaaaacaaaaaaaccccaCATTTTTAGTAACATTCTTTGGGGATCAAATTGTAGATGATGCAAAAATTCTCTGGCATTGAACAGCTGCAGTATTGGCAGTCGGTAGGGAAATGTCTCTCATGAACTCTAACATATAGCATGTCTATATTGTATGTTATCCTCCAAGGAAGGATGTGTTTGTCGTTAAGATTATTTATTATACTTAAATTTTACAATTTGTTCTCCCAGGGTTGCGATTCTGAAATTTCATCGATGGTGACGGAGGCTCGCAGTAAAACTGGCCGGTGCCTCAACGCGGCCTTGAGGGTCATCGGTCACCTTTCAGCCGTAACGGGAATGGAATTCCGCACCGCAGAAGCGAGCTCTGAGACCTCTGATAAGGTgcttgtcacacatcatcacatCTGCCTCTCACTTTTCAGTAACACTAAGCATTATGACTCCTCATACTGTTGTTAACCcaaaccgggggggggggg
This window harbors:
- the kif14 gene encoding kinesin-like protein KIF14 isoform X2: MEVQKDEEPSCAGRTREINKTYIISTVTRCGTQKGAPGSRERLTLQRRKTEAKGAQESAKAAQENSENDCEAAVKRLSLQRRTRAAPGDRKAPNAGKGAEKPSSRGASAAHSKVLSEPNCRTPRGTGILRSVSLKDPGFKSKGRDGINAEKPPGKGPDGTSGRLQQRAVTQAPGDAAGATKTSGQSQVFSTPNRKTQFEKVSLKMDLFERLAGRDVPVVVSVKPEGQKNPGRCVKAAAQSSAQSGNTGADSRFGNLKSSVQPAQVKRGATPAASGRSKDEGPTRCVAAGGARVSGGSTGADALTKQEPSKLENSAVTVAVRLRPFSSREKNEKVQQVVFMKDQETVVQHPDSRQCYSFTFDFSFCSVDKCKPDFSSQQTIYEKLARPLLERAFEGYNTCLFAYGQTGSGKSYTMMGFDEEPGVIPRFCEEVFSRITNSENKQVTCHLEMSYFEVYNERIHDLLVVKDEQNGKKLPLRVREHPVYGPYVADLSANVVSSYTDIQGWLELGNKQRATAATGMNDKSSRSHSVFTLVMTQTKREFVEEEEHDHRITSKINLVDLAGSERCSSAQTWGDRLREGASINKSLLTLGKVISALSEQFQTRKRVFIPYRESVLTWLLKESLGGNSKTAMIATVSPAGSSVEESLSTLRYAKQARMIINVAKVNEDNSAKLIRELKAEVEKLRAAQMSSQGVGPERMRLFQQEIAALKMQLMQQEKDMVEAHRTWNEKLEQAEKRKREETKELQKAGITFKVDNQLPNLVNLNEDPQLSEMLLYMIKEGQTKVGKRKAESAHDIQLTGALIADQHCVISSVSGTVSIMPIKDAKTFVNGDLISQTTILHHGDRVILGGDHYFRFNHPVEVHSGKRVSCWTEAGDGHKDFEFAKNELLASQRAQLEAEIEEARLKAQEEMMHGIQAAKDVAQKELSDQKMLYESKISALERELEEENQRKKCQELDNRRVVSKMEELQNAKVLLEQELHVNRTRIHLEAQATRQAMADHDVRHAKIIAALEAEKRKIAVDLERLQKKRQLKEHHAPKNCSPALTSKEVTECVGQPQWDTMKLSVMIEEANTISRNLRKKTVFSRHEPPEKDGETDPQIQVQNAKLGISTFWSLEKFQSKLPAMRELEQGYGAKDDDVFYDPNDTWEQDLSTTSSSSMFSRRRSRSLLKSRRISGRLYEIRVHPIQALNSSPQAGLMGVNRPSSLHHSAPTSALAGICKDLIGSSVAQLLECHGAEKSMADRLASDLLAVHAALESISDLYEGLGEDSHENLLASSREAQAHLVRATSAMERAASVTLLWVSSVKLNSSSVLQTADQLKAEVKKMGGYFQLLIQGCDSEISSMVTEARSKTGRCLNAALRVIGHLSAVTGMEFRTAEASSETSDKCSVLTPVYEGTCSGIDHLLQGGITQAKEMQREARLMTPRTQVLQNVKSGILEVGSSLQRYFAFSATQNTDIDVDRPLEQPDLLWARNKAVNLFHLNLAVKQICLSLAQILRVKENGSIISWREVICSSSRTIADAINGLHKDQGPVSATGSTQRSAGDVAEAGDAVHAAMRSLLAAFEPTCDKSVPLARETGALETAGRAVDRNEGDSAPGGTRKNRTVRKIVYTLSSEAPLSTGDIRWV
- the kif14 gene encoding kinesin-like protein KIF14 isoform X1, whose translation is MEVQKDEEPSCAGRTREINKTYIISTVTRCGTQKGAPGSRERLTLQRRKTEAKGAQESAKAAQENSENDCEAAVKRLSLQRRTRAAPGDRKAPNAGKGAEKPSSRGASAAHSKVLSEPNCRTPRGTGILRSVSLKDPGFKSKGRDGINAEKPPGKGPDGTSGRLQQRAVTQAPGDAAGATKTSGQSQVFSTPNRKTQFEKVSLKMDLFERLAGRDVPVVVSVKPEGQKNPGRCVKAAAQSSAQSGNTGADSRFGNLKSSVQPAQVKRGATPAASGRSKDEGPTRCVAAGGARVSGGSTGADALTKQEPSKLENSAVTVAVRLRPFSSREKNEKVQQVVFMKDQETVVQHPDSRQCYSFTFDFSFCSVDKCKPDFSSQQTIYEKLARPLLERAFEGYNTCLFAYGQTGSGKSYTMMGFDEEPGVIPRFCEEVFSRITNSENKQVTCHLEMSYFEVYNERIHDLLVVKDEQNGKKLPLRVREHPVYGPYVADLSANVVSSYTDIQGWLELGNKQRATAATGMNDKSSRSHSVFTLVMTQTKREFVEEEEHDHRITSKINLVDLAGSERCSSAQTWGDRLREGASINKSLLTLGKVISALSEQFQTRKRVFIPYRESVLTWLLKESLGGNSKTAMIATVSPAGSSVEESLSTLRYAKQARMIINVAKVNEDNSAKLIRELKAEVEKLRAAQMSSQGVGPERMRLFQQEIAALKMQLMQQEKDMVEAHRTWNEKLEQAEKRKREETKELQKAGITFKVDNQLPNLVNLNEDPQLSEMLLYMIKEGQTKVGKRKAESAHDIQLTGALIADQHCVISSVSGTVSIMPIKDAKTFVNGDLISQTTILHHGDRVILGGDHYFRFNHPVEVHSGKRVSCWTEAGDGHKDFEFAKNELLASQRAQLEAEIEEARLKAQEEMMHGIQAAKDVAQKELSDQKMLYESKISALERELEEENQRKKCQELDNRRVVSKMEELQNAKVLLEQELHVNRTRIHLEAQATRQAMADHDVRHAKIIAALEAEKRKIAVDLERLQKKRQLKEHHAPKNCSPALTSKEVTECVGQPQWDTMKLSVMIEEANTISRNLRKKTVFSRHEPPEKDGETDPQIQVQNAKLGISTFWSLEKFQSKLPAMRELEQGYGAKDDDVFYDPNDTWEQDLSTTSSSSMFSRRSVFSILVGSMNCGRSKLQQLYLAEDSSALVPAMKAMCSEVASLKLKSRSLLKSRRISGRLYEIRVHPIQALNSSPQAGLMGVNRPSSLHHSAPTSALAGICKDLIGSSVAQLLECHGAEKSMADRLASDLLAVHAALESISDLYEGLGEDSHENLLASSREAQAHLVRATSAMERAASVTLLWVSSVKLNSSSVLQTADQLKAEVKKMGGYFQLLIQGCDSEISSMVTEARSKTGRCLNAALRVIGHLSAVTGMEFRTAEASSETSDKCSVLTPVYEGTCSGIDHLLQGGITQAKEMQREARLMTPRTQVLQNVKSGILEVGSSLQRYFAFSATQNTDIDVDRPLEQPDLLWARNKAVNLFHLNLAVKQICLSLAQILRVKENGSIISWREVICSSSRTIADAINGLHKDQGPVSATGSTQRSAGDVAEAGDAVHAAMRSLLAAFEPTCDKSVPLARETGALETAGRAVDRNEGDSAPGGTRKNRTVRKIVYTLSSEAPLSTGDIRWV